A window of Corticium candelabrum chromosome 3, ooCorCand1.1, whole genome shotgun sequence contains these coding sequences:
- the LOC134177599 gene encoding leucine-rich repeats and immunoglobulin-like domains protein 1: MTSGGSRTFLTTTTLVYGCLLCSPSSSLAVGSFPGLYNVTSNVYGLEGSSVSIYAERTARIPTQIQWEVETSLSEINLAVVQRYTVTRINSVILKNISVGFNLTRYRYILPGGFKSAWVTLRIGAVPGISNTKENLTVVAGEISRVPAVCLTLSGVPYPRLSLQHTSLQGEIIPISYELINYEPCFEIVSKVVSGILTATAQNCFGNATVDFKVVVQEKPSVWLDIDQREEAVCADESHDFVVGYRLNGFPHPQVAWYRSQSGKMTDNHTEYNSSHLTIKSVRGQDAGLYKIEVRNSLGSDEANFTLEVLQDCNTTNTSRTAEAFLWWYHVITVILSAVTGSVITTVVCLLRRRSRSSREADRLDTSKRHVVSSTSARQQEFETLSEMGGTIKPYATTHVSAVKAACKQDAYEVPLPIYHAPLEANKPVYDPVYRGYECMSLSDHIPISPQSDKSVRYSSIPSECTGFSCKQSTNLDRNVGARSM, from the exons ATGACGTCTGGCGGGTCCAGAACTTTTCTCACGACCACAACTCTTGTGTACGGTTGTCTTTTGTGTTCTCCCTCGTCGTCACTAGCTGTTG GTTCATTTCCGGGTCTCTACAACGTAACGTCGAATGTCTACGGGCTCGAAGGCAGCAGCGTTTCAATCTACGCTGAACGAACCGCACGAATTCCTACTCAAATACAATGGGAGGTGGAGACGTCACTTTCGGAGATAAACTTGGCGGTCGTCCAGAGGTATACGGTCACTAGAATTAATAGTGTAATACTGAAGAACATTTCAGTCGGGTTCAACCTTACGAGATACCGATATATACTTCCAGGCGGATTTAAAAGTGCATGGGTAACGCTCAGAATTGGAG CTGTTCCCGGAATTTCTAATACGAAGGAGAATTTGACAGTCGTTGCCGGTGAGATATCTAGAGTACCCGCCGTTTGTCTTACATTGTCTGGAGTCCCCTACCCTCGACTCTCTCTACAACACACCAGTCTACAGGGAGAAATCATTCCCATTTCATACGAGTTGATAAACTACGAACCATGCTTTGAAATCGTCTCCAAAGTCGTTTCCGGAATATTGACTGCTACAGCACAAAACTGCTTTGGCAATGCCACGGTGGACTTCAAGGTCGTCGTGCAAG AAAAACCGTCTGTCTGGTTGGACATTGACCAAAGAGAAGAAGCGGTGTGTGCAGACGAGAGTCACGATTTTGTCGTCGGTTACAGATTGAACGGATTTCCTCATCCACAAGTCGCATGGTACCGGTCCCAGAGCGGCAAAATGACTGACAACCACACTGAATACAATTCCAGTCATTTAACAATCAAGAGTGTTAGAGGGCAGGACGCCGGTCTGTACAAAATCGAAGTAAGAAACAGTTTGGGAAGTGATGAAGCCAATTTTACGCTTGAAGTCTTGCAAG aTTGTAACACTACAAATACTTCTCGAACAGCTGAAGCGTTTCTTTGGTGGTATCATGTTATTACTGTCATATTAAGTGCAGTGACCGGGTCCGTTATTACGACCGTCGTTTGTCTACTCCGACGACGGTCGCGTTCATCGAGGGAGGCTGATCGTCTAGATACAAGCAAACGCCACGTAGTTAGCAGCACGTCAGCAAGACAGCAAGAATTTGAAACTCTAAGCGAAATGGGAGGAACAATTAAGCCTTACGCAACGACGCACGTCAGTGCAGTGAAAGCTGCATGCAAACAAG ACGCGTACGAAGTACCTCTGCCCATTTATCACGCTCCACTCGAGGCAAATAAGCCAGTTTATGATCCAGTGTACCGTGGATATGAATGTATGTCGTTGTCCGATCACATTCCTATATCACCA CAAAGCGATAAGTCGGTTAGATACTCAAGTATCCCTTCTGAATGCACTGGCTTCTCATGCAAACAGTCCACCAATCTGGACAGAAATGTCGGTGCTAGAAGCATGTGA
- the LOC134177598 gene encoding uncharacterized protein LOC134177598, with protein sequence MIEPFGHGKEWQKATVTKQIGPRSYEVKTTKDTKLIRNRKHSRQMKQNTVKNQQELSQVTGKGMTGVGLSLTRTPSQEKTHIWKDMTRKLKIDLSEHNFVLTESEMYIKSDISTMQEIMFEEFRMPGLYIGNESAFSLIWHGKPTGVIVDCGDYITSVVPFHNKHRLSNNSLLSYGGRNVTLKFFTSLSREGYDELDFSNPHHFEVLRKINNSKSRCDRGRSMRSTGARA encoded by the exons ATGATTGAACCCTTTGGTCATGGCAAAGAGTGGCAAAAGGCAACAGTGACAAAACAAATAGGACCAAGATCATATGAAGTAAAGACAACAAAAGATACCAAATTGATtagaaacagaaaacattCGAGACAAATGAAACAGAACACAGTTAAAAATCAGCAGGAGCTGAGCCAAGTGACTGGTAAAGGCATGACCGGAGTAGGCTTGTCATTGACAAGAACACCAAGTCAAGAAaaaacacat ataTGGAAAGACATGacaagaaaattgaaaattgatttatCCGAACACAACTTCGTCCTCACTGAAAGTGAAATGTACATCAAATCCGACATTTCAACAATGCAAGAAATTATGTTTGAAGAATTCAGAATGCCAGGACTCTACATTGGCAACGAATCCGCATTCTCACTCATTTGGCATGGCAAGCCGACCGGCGTTATTGTAGATTGCGGTGATTACATTACGTCTGTTGTACCCTTTCACAACAAACATCGTCTTTCGAATAACTCTCTACTTAGCTACGGCGGTCGGAATGTTACTCTGAAATTTTTCACAAGTCTATCTAGAGAGGGATACGACGAGCTAGACTTTAGCAATCCTCAtcattttgaagtattgaGAAAGATTAACAATTCAAAATCAAGGTGCGATCGAGGTCGGTCCATGAGATCTACAGGTGCAAGAGCATAG
- the LOC134177115 gene encoding uncharacterized protein LOC134177115 has protein sequence MAVAGLISLFVIVLLLIWILVIKYQMKANKTARTNSVAKPNYPNEIVYSEPSVVHATASSQCYANQTDTLQLKEVTTCNPYDELTQVQHLDLTDGIEYATVPNIQEVKRQEAVMNGTLSSESDRQDTKTRNEFLKFSTIPPEAAYDQPNNSLGTRDSHYVNRSFINTLNNRNQNNEESSDYSHLTGTDVDTSRDTGCAAASTTNYMRMHDFSTANTALDVSTLPEKPNESNKEVVYAELIANAEKRSNATVSSQDSVKYAAIKPGSS, from the exons ATGGCGGTGGCAGGTTTGATTTCGCTGTTCGTAATTGTTCTTTTGTTGATTTGGATACTCGTTATAAAAT atcagatgaaagcaaacaaaacagcaagAACAAACAG CGTTGCAAAGCCCAATTATCCAAACGAAATCGTCTACAGCGAGCCAAGCGTGGTACATGCGACCGCCTCAAGTCAGTGTTATGCCAATCAGACTGATACCCTGCAGCTGAAAGAAGTAACCACGTGCAATCCTTACGACGAGCTGACTCAAGTTCAACACCTCGATCTCACTGACGGTATCGAGTATGCTACTGTTCCTAATATACAGGAGGTGAAGCGTCAAGAAGCGGTTATGAATGGGACTCTTTCTTCTGAATCGGATCGTCAAGATACGAAAACTAGAAA CGAATTTCTAAAATTTTCGACTATTCCACCAGAAGCTGCATACGACCAGCCAAACAACTCCCTCGGCACACGAGACTCACATTACGTCAACCGCAGCTTCATAAACACACTAAACAACAGGAACCAGAATAATGAAGAATCATCCGACTACAGCCACCTGACAGGTACAGATGTAGACACTTCCAGAGATACCGGCTGTGCAGCAGCATCGACCACTAACTACATGCGGATGCACGATTTTTCAACAGCAAACACCGCTCTCGATGTTTCGACTTTACCTGAAAAGCCAAATGAGTCCAACAAG GAGGTTGTCTACGCTGAACTAATCGCAAACGCAGAAAAGCGATCTAATGCTACGGTCTCTTCCCAGGATTCTGTGAAATACGCTGCAATCAAGCCAGGCAGCAGTTGA